The following are encoded together in the Trueperaceae bacterium genome:
- a CDS encoding DUF58 domain-containing protein has translation MEFEEYRSYQPGDDFSRVDTAAFLRTGQHQVKRYAVERSADIVVFLDMSASMATGTPLKLLLARQITASIGYVALAGGDRVRICVGGPGQEWSHRLQGVARFGELVNWLARRERVGGGVEAEQLERMFNGLPPGRGLIFLVSDCLIAGIQETLLRLRIAGRDVVVHQVLSPEELDPGLLGQGPIDLLDSETGDRVECDLGEENSARYRAELESWNKGIERSLLGAARYFQTRSDSPLEDVVLGTWRARGLIA, from the coding sequence ATGGAGTTCGAGGAATATCGGTCGTACCAACCCGGCGATGATTTCAGCAGGGTAGATACGGCAGCGTTTCTTCGTACCGGACAGCACCAGGTGAAGAGGTACGCGGTCGAGCGCTCGGCTGACATCGTCGTATTCCTCGACATGAGCGCTTCGATGGCCACGGGCACACCGCTCAAGCTGCTACTGGCCCGCCAGATCACTGCCAGCATTGGATATGTAGCTCTGGCGGGCGGGGATCGGGTACGAATCTGCGTAGGTGGGCCGGGGCAGGAGTGGTCCCATCGGCTGCAAGGCGTGGCCCGGTTCGGGGAGCTCGTCAACTGGTTGGCGCGACGGGAGCGCGTGGGAGGCGGAGTCGAGGCTGAGCAGCTCGAAAGGATGTTCAACGGCCTGCCTCCGGGTCGGGGTCTGATCTTCCTGGTAAGCGACTGCCTCATCGCGGGGATCCAGGAAACTCTGCTGCGCCTCCGTATAGCCGGACGCGATGTCGTCGTGCACCAGGTGTTGTCCCCGGAGGAGTTGGATCCGGGATTGCTCGGGCAGGGCCCCATCGATCTGCTGGACAGTGAGACCGGCGATCGCGTCGAATGCGACCTGGGTGAGGAGAATTCGGCACGTTATCGGGCGGAGCTCGAGTCGTGGAACAAGGGCATCGAACGATCGCTACTCGGGGCTGCGCGCTACTTCCAGACTCGAAGCGACTCCCCATTGGAAGATGTCGTGCTCGGAACCTGGCGCGCCCGAGGTCTGATAGCTTGA
- a CDS encoding AAA family ATPase: protein MKLDSIVESTPGQVQDLLSRLSMARGAVAGRIVGQEGVLDEVLVGILADGHVLLEGSPGLGKTLLVKSLAEVLGLQFSRIQFTPDLMPADITGTVVLSYDETGRPRTAFQPGPIFAELVLADEINRATPKTQSALLEAMQERTATVAGKTHLLPRPCLVLATQNPIEMDGTYDLPEAQIDRFLLKVVVPFPTRAILDEILAAQDDYDTPLQAVMGSSDLLQLQALTRSVVVASHVRQAAVDIVMKSQTGGRAELARFLRHGVSPRGAQSLLKAARALALINGRMHVGFDDLKRVLGPALRHRLILNFEGQAQGISVEELVESTFEEVVAKSRR, encoded by the coding sequence ATGAAGCTTGATTCGATAGTCGAGAGCACCCCCGGCCAGGTCCAGGATCTCCTTTCAAGACTGTCGATGGCGAGAGGGGCAGTCGCCGGCCGAATAGTGGGGCAGGAGGGGGTCCTCGATGAGGTGCTGGTCGGGATCCTCGCCGATGGGCATGTCCTGTTGGAAGGTTCACCGGGGCTGGGCAAGACTCTTCTGGTGAAGTCCCTGGCAGAGGTGTTAGGTCTGCAATTCTCCCGGATCCAGTTCACGCCCGACCTGATGCCGGCCGACATTACCGGCACCGTCGTCCTCTCCTACGACGAGACCGGGCGTCCCCGCACAGCTTTCCAACCAGGTCCGATCTTCGCCGAGCTCGTCTTGGCCGACGAGATCAACAGGGCTACGCCAAAAACCCAGTCGGCGTTGCTGGAAGCGATGCAGGAACGCACGGCCACAGTGGCGGGAAAGACGCATCTCCTTCCCAGGCCTTGCCTGGTATTGGCGACCCAGAACCCGATCGAGATGGACGGGACCTACGATCTGCCCGAGGCACAGATCGACCGTTTCCTGCTCAAGGTCGTGGTTCCCTTCCCCACGAGGGCGATACTCGACGAGATCCTCGCGGCGCAAGACGACTACGACACGCCGCTTCAGGCCGTGATGGGGTCCAGCGACCTATTGCAACTCCAGGCCCTCACCCGCTCGGTCGTCGTGGCCAGTCATGTTCGGCAGGCAGCTGTCGACATCGTGATGAAGTCTCAGACGGGAGGTCGAGCCGAACTAGCGCGCTTCCTACGGCACGGCGTCAGCCCCCGGGGGGCGCAGTCGCTGTTGAAGGCAGCACGGGCCCTTGCGCTGATCAACGGTCGGATGCATGTCGGCTTCGACGACCTGAAGCGCGTCCTCGGCCCGGCGCTTCGTCATCGCCTGATCCTCAACTTCGAGGGGCAGGCGCAGGGTATCTCGGTGGAGGAGCTGGTCGAGTCCACTTTCGAAGAGGTAGTGGCGAAGTCGCGAAGGTGA
- a CDS encoding VWA domain-containing protein, with product MTFNDPIWLSLLALVPLVLGMHLRRRRPVRVSSVLLWKRLSDLSARKGRRGRLQPSWPLLLQVLTLILIALAMSGPTLGSPPPSGHALIVIDTSASMLATLEDGTRFDRARSRLLAYLHRGLRAGSLERVTLLATAPPRFLVKAADSVALAIDEVERLEAQAQASDWTSVGKLVSRLAAEDDALSVTVIGDEVPAWGIEEFSFLPVRGDNVNLALDEVSVEHVEGNEWLVAGTVRQYPADATRSAPADTLDRSGSDHPTDLLLEFQPSGSDSAIRWREIPLEFDAAGTAHFHARLELPDGGYLRVSLPRDGLELDNVHHVVVHPEGVPFRILAVGDVDASLLRALEILPGAQVAIRSDLPVDSATYDLVVAGNGLERHPGTNTLWLPIAEGATTIPTPEVASINERHPASRDLDLATLRIDAAQAMEPLPGATTLLGGGDFPLIQVRHSATGTDLFMAFRPDDSNWPDLASFPVFIASLAKLIVPEAGEFVQEGCLAGGSCRLDPRVVAGEWQLSGPDGEARAFPNAGLPWVPSEALGTRSLATPGLYRTNGRVSPVNFAAPSESSAFGPLEGRWTGGKSEEMLSKGLFAAALLLLVAELLAAARLGHLAIPHRGGRLEGSTLLQLLIRAVVVCLLLMAVFQVPLALPLRPADRILLVESGEQLTGPAALARAKALTQAAEEGWLVVDGGPHPSDAVDDALALVPGADVSPDVLLVTSGNSESNDLVTDTGMLSRQAGARVSFLPLPVPQAGEVEVSSVTSWQAAQAGRPFELHFILHAFGPVHSTYRLLRDGQIVQEGAVDLASGDHRLVFERTEARGGSRVYELELETLGDDLTGNNAAGAVVSVSEGPRVGIFAADSLAGQRFRDAISLHGIEAEVLTTDQFPHYLDSDSLRGWRDYDVVVLMNVPALELSSEQQEQMTQWVRDHGGGLLVLSGPNTFGPGGYYSTKLEELLPLSTKVPQEKAAVAIAFVVDRSGSMRQLVDNVQRLEIAKAATMEAIGLLDQESLVTVVAFDADARTVVPLQNPTNRTAIDRALAELTPGGGTSIYPGLERAFTELMKADPGMSRHIVLMTDGLSQPGEFESLVAEIRSAGITVSTAAIGASADGTLVQDIARWGNGSSHVTDDFNALPSILAQEALLLSDDPVQRDAFLPSVGIGTEFTRNVSLPGLHGFVMTTERPEATVHYYASDEAPLLASWRYGLGRVAAFTSQGAGPWVEPWMKLESFPVLWVQLIRWLMPPDSPPNGLSVHQLGDKLRIEVFGQSESRIASVEGPGGRRVEVELERASMGRQAATISTWGRGTYRVTAVGSDQDSSYMAHSFYVSYPTAFDFSGRDFEEFLWLASITGGSMVEELPAAGKPKVLWLPVSAWPLWGVLAGLLLLTELAMRYLSQALPAGFRGRVVSAAEAPRVTS from the coding sequence TTGACCTTCAATGACCCCATCTGGCTCTCGCTGCTGGCGCTGGTGCCGCTGGTTCTAGGCATGCACCTGCGGCGCCGGCGCCCAGTTCGAGTTTCCAGCGTGCTCCTGTGGAAGCGACTTTCGGATCTGTCGGCAAGGAAGGGACGCCGCGGTCGATTGCAGCCCTCCTGGCCTCTGCTTCTGCAGGTCCTGACGCTGATACTCATCGCGCTTGCGATGTCTGGGCCAACCTTGGGGTCCCCTCCTCCCAGCGGGCACGCCCTCATCGTGATCGACACCTCGGCCAGCATGCTTGCGACGCTCGAAGACGGCACCCGCTTCGATAGGGCGCGCTCACGACTGTTGGCCTACCTCCATCGCGGGCTGCGAGCAGGCTCGCTTGAGCGGGTCACCTTGCTGGCAACCGCTCCCCCGCGTTTTCTCGTAAAGGCCGCTGATTCGGTCGCACTGGCTATCGACGAGGTGGAGCGCCTCGAGGCGCAAGCACAAGCAAGCGACTGGACGTCAGTCGGCAAACTCGTCTCGAGGCTCGCTGCCGAAGATGACGCCTTGAGCGTGACCGTCATCGGCGATGAAGTCCCGGCCTGGGGGATCGAGGAGTTCTCCTTCCTCCCGGTCCGCGGCGACAACGTCAACCTGGCGCTGGACGAAGTATCAGTGGAGCACGTCGAAGGTAACGAGTGGCTAGTTGCGGGGACCGTCAGGCAATATCCGGCGGACGCCACTAGGAGCGCTCCAGCGGATACGCTTGATCGGTCGGGCTCCGACCATCCCACCGATTTGTTACTCGAGTTCCAACCGTCTGGTTCGGATTCGGCCATCCGCTGGCGCGAGATTCCGCTGGAATTCGACGCTGCTGGCACCGCCCATTTCCATGCCAGGCTGGAGTTGCCTGACGGCGGCTACTTGAGGGTCAGCTTGCCTCGCGATGGGCTCGAGCTCGACAACGTCCACCACGTAGTCGTTCATCCGGAGGGCGTTCCTTTCAGGATCCTCGCGGTCGGCGATGTGGACGCTTCACTCCTGCGCGCTCTGGAGATCCTGCCCGGAGCCCAGGTAGCGATCAGAAGTGATCTGCCTGTCGATTCCGCAACTTACGACCTCGTTGTCGCTGGTAATGGACTCGAGCGTCATCCGGGGACAAACACCCTGTGGCTCCCAATAGCCGAAGGCGCTACGACGATTCCTACGCCCGAAGTCGCCTCGATAAACGAACGACATCCGGCATCGCGCGACCTGGATCTGGCGACCCTGCGGATCGACGCGGCGCAGGCGATGGAGCCCCTTCCTGGCGCCACCACTTTACTGGGTGGCGGCGATTTCCCTTTGATACAGGTGCGGCACTCGGCTACCGGCACCGATCTGTTCATGGCATTCCGCCCTGATGACAGCAATTGGCCGGATCTGGCGAGTTTCCCGGTCTTCATCGCCTCACTCGCGAAGCTCATCGTTCCCGAGGCGGGCGAGTTCGTCCAGGAAGGCTGCCTCGCCGGCGGGAGCTGCCGGCTCGACCCCAGGGTGGTGGCGGGTGAGTGGCAACTGTCAGGGCCGGACGGCGAGGCACGAGCGTTCCCGAACGCCGGACTCCCGTGGGTTCCGTCCGAAGCCCTCGGCACTCGGTCGCTCGCTACCCCCGGCCTGTACCGCACGAACGGGAGGGTGAGTCCCGTCAACTTCGCGGCCCCCTCCGAGTCTTCGGCGTTCGGACCGCTAGAAGGCCGGTGGACCGGGGGCAAGAGCGAGGAGATGCTGAGCAAGGGGCTCTTCGCCGCTGCACTCCTACTGTTGGTCGCCGAACTTCTCGCGGCGGCCCGTCTTGGTCATCTGGCAATACCTCACCGAGGAGGCCGGCTCGAAGGCTCCACTCTGCTCCAGCTCCTGATCCGTGCGGTCGTCGTGTGCCTGCTCCTGATGGCCGTATTCCAGGTGCCGTTGGCGCTGCCACTGCGCCCGGCGGATCGGATTCTCCTCGTCGAAAGCGGTGAGCAGTTGACCGGTCCTGCGGCTCTTGCAAGGGCAAAGGCGCTAACACAGGCCGCGGAAGAGGGCTGGCTGGTAGTCGATGGCGGCCCGCACCCGTCGGATGCTGTGGACGATGCACTGGCTCTCGTTCCCGGTGCGGATGTCTCTCCCGACGTCCTCCTGGTCACCAGTGGAAACAGCGAGTCGAACGATTTGGTGACAGATACGGGCATGCTATCGAGGCAGGCTGGAGCTCGGGTTTCCTTCCTGCCGCTACCGGTCCCGCAGGCTGGCGAAGTCGAGGTGAGCAGTGTGACTTCGTGGCAGGCCGCACAAGCGGGACGCCCATTCGAACTCCATTTCATTCTTCACGCCTTCGGGCCGGTCCACTCGACTTACCGGCTCCTGAGGGATGGGCAGATTGTGCAGGAAGGGGCCGTAGACCTCGCCAGTGGGGATCACCGACTGGTATTCGAGCGCACCGAAGCAAGAGGAGGCAGTCGGGTCTACGAGTTGGAGTTAGAGACCTTGGGGGATGATCTGACCGGCAATAACGCGGCTGGAGCGGTAGTGAGCGTGAGCGAGGGACCGAGGGTGGGTATCTTCGCCGCAGATTCCTTGGCCGGCCAGCGCTTCCGCGACGCCATCTCACTGCACGGAATAGAGGCAGAGGTCCTCACGACCGATCAGTTTCCGCACTACCTCGACAGCGATTCCCTTCGTGGCTGGCGTGATTACGACGTAGTCGTACTCATGAACGTGCCCGCACTCGAACTGAGTTCGGAGCAACAGGAGCAGATGACCCAATGGGTCCGTGACCATGGCGGTGGCCTCCTCGTGCTTAGTGGGCCCAACACATTCGGGCCTGGCGGCTACTACTCGACCAAGCTCGAGGAACTCCTGCCCCTGTCGACCAAGGTTCCCCAAGAGAAGGCTGCCGTCGCGATCGCCTTCGTCGTAGATCGATCCGGGAGCATGCGGCAACTGGTCGACAACGTACAGCGGCTCGAGATCGCCAAGGCCGCCACGATGGAAGCGATCGGACTGCTTGACCAGGAGAGCCTGGTGACTGTCGTCGCATTCGATGCCGATGCCCGTACGGTAGTGCCGTTGCAGAATCCGACGAATAGGACGGCGATCGACCGCGCCCTGGCGGAACTGACCCCGGGCGGCGGCACATCGATATATCCGGGCCTGGAACGGGCATTCACAGAGCTGATGAAGGCCGATCCAGGGATGAGCCGGCACATAGTGCTCATGACAGATGGATTGTCCCAACCGGGAGAGTTCGAGTCGCTGGTAGCTGAGATCCGTTCCGCCGGGATCACGGTCAGCACGGCTGCCATAGGCGCCAGCGCCGATGGCACGCTGGTGCAGGACATCGCTCGCTGGGGTAACGGGTCATCGCACGTGACCGACGACTTCAACGCCCTGCCGAGCATCCTCGCGCAAGAAGCGCTGCTCCTCTCTGACGATCCGGTGCAGCGGGACGCCTTCCTGCCCTCCGTGGGTATCGGCACAGAATTCACCAGGAACGTCTCCTTGCCTGGCTTGCACGGTTTCGTCATGACAACGGAACGCCCCGAAGCCACGGTGCACTACTACGCATCCGATGAAGCGCCCCTTCTTGCCTCATGGCGTTACGGATTGGGCCGCGTAGCTGCCTTTACGTCACAGGGAGCGGGTCCATGGGTCGAACCGTGGATGAAGCTCGAGTCGTTCCCCGTACTCTGGGTACAGCTCATTCGCTGGCTCATGCCTCCGGACTCACCGCCTAACGGTTTGAGCGTGCACCAGCTAGGTGACAAACTGCGGATAGAGGTCTTCGGACAATCCGAATCTAGGATTGCGTCGGTAGAGGGGCCTGGCGGGCGGCGGGTGGAAGTCGAACTGGAGAGAGCCTCGATGGGTCGGCAGGCGGCCACCATCTCCACCTGGGGAAGGGGCACGTACAGAGTGACGGCTGTAGGGTCCGACCAGGACTCGAGCTATATGGCTCACAGCTTCTACGTCTCCTACCCCACAGCTTTCGACTTCTCGGGGCGAGACTTCGAAGAGTTCTTGTGGTTGGCGTCGATCACAGGCGGTTCGATGGTTGAAGAGCTTCCTGCGGCAGGTAAGCCGAAGGTTCTGTGGCTCCCCGTAAGTGCATGGCCCCTTTGGGGAGTGCTGGCTGGTCTTCTCCTCTTGACCGAGCTTGCCATGCGCTATCTGAGCCAGGCACTGCCGGCCGGATTTCGCGGCCGCGTCGTTTCAGCTGCCGAAGCTCCGCGGGTAACTTCTTGA
- a CDS encoding transporter substrate-binding domain-containing protein, producing the protein MIHDSSTIRFCLDTREPEWELHRDIGTAIADALLLDVEFFEFGYDYADAARQFQGVPENLLFIFLGDECEAFLGTRMSDISVHPDWVIVSRPYLVTGHVLASSSPEALEPANVLDNPDGPKVGMAVGSPMNASISFYFPDTNRRVYRQEEQLLDGLLRGEVQAGFFYEPRLNALTGGDPASVGLETRVFAQVPATNWQVGMSLNEDRVYIRTLIDQAIASLIANGTIAEILARHGLDDSLLTAPAAR; encoded by the coding sequence TTGATCCACGATTCCTCCACGATTCGCTTCTGCCTCGATACTAGAGAGCCTGAGTGGGAGCTGCACCGTGACATCGGCACAGCTATCGCAGACGCGCTGCTTCTTGATGTCGAGTTCTTCGAATTCGGTTACGACTACGCGGATGCCGCGCGGCAGTTTCAAGGTGTCCCCGAGAACCTGCTTTTCATATTCCTGGGAGACGAGTGTGAGGCGTTTCTAGGAACCCGGATGAGTGATATCTCTGTTCACCCTGACTGGGTGATAGTGTCCAGGCCTTACCTCGTAACGGGTCATGTTCTCGCAAGCTCATCGCCGGAAGCACTTGAGCCTGCGAACGTGCTCGACAATCCGGATGGACCCAAGGTCGGAATGGCTGTGGGCAGTCCGATGAACGCTTCCATATCCTTCTACTTCCCGGACACCAACAGACGTGTCTACAGGCAAGAGGAGCAGCTCCTGGATGGCCTGTTGCGTGGAGAGGTTCAAGCCGGTTTCTTCTACGAGCCCCGCTTGAACGCCCTGACCGGCGGCGATCCTGCTTCTGTCGGGCTAGAGACGAGAGTCTTTGCCCAGGTACCTGCGACGAATTGGCAGGTAGGGATGAGTCTGAACGAGGATCGCGTATACATCAGGACTCTTATCGACCAGGCGATCGCCTCGCTGATTGCCAACGGAACGATCGCCGAAATCCTGGCTCGACATGGTCTGGACGACTCCCTACTCACGGCGCCTGCGGCGAGGTAA